A window of the Desulforapulum autotrophicum HRM2 genome harbors these coding sequences:
- a CDS encoding IS481 family transposase, translating into MATPDLAELAVWRYGIISRLLHRNGDEETLEEALIRLSSVQYRKLDGHFVSYSPDTLKKWFYRYRNGGLPALNNSPRKDIGTHGTIPQTIVDRLFKLREEHPRWTLSRMLDQLVQENLWDKKSPARSTLYRFAQTANLKRDPHLAAHVPARPFAYSFFGQLWMADFLHGPKIREKGKKRKTYLHAIIDDATRYIVHAGFFTAESTEVMMAELMASVRTHGKPIRFYTDNGACYASKHLKFVCANLGIHLIHTPPGKPRGRGKVERFFRSVRDQFLDGKKAPAKTLDGLNKAFREWVASYHKRIHSSLGISPLQKRLSHQSACKALPETVEIEPLFRMKRRCKVYLNNTIRLKRRIYEVIDALPGQRVDVWFMPWNLDMVWYGPELKPAKPVDPISNANRIRR; encoded by the coding sequence ATGGCGACACCTGATCTTGCTGAACTTGCTGTATGGAGATACGGCATTATCAGCAGACTTCTCCACCGAAATGGAGATGAAGAAACCCTTGAAGAAGCATTAATCCGGCTTTCATCTGTACAATATCGAAAGCTGGACGGGCATTTTGTGTCCTACTCTCCCGATACTTTAAAAAAATGGTTTTATCGTTACCGTAATGGAGGGCTTCCGGCACTGAACAATTCCCCCAGGAAAGATATCGGGACCCATGGAACGATTCCCCAAACAATTGTAGACCGGCTGTTTAAGCTGAGAGAAGAACATCCAAGATGGACCCTTTCTCGTATGCTGGACCAACTGGTTCAGGAAAATCTGTGGGATAAAAAATCTCCAGCCCGTTCAACCCTATACCGGTTTGCGCAAACGGCTAATCTAAAGCGGGATCCCCATCTGGCAGCCCATGTACCTGCACGGCCTTTTGCATATTCGTTCTTTGGTCAACTTTGGATGGCAGATTTCCTACATGGCCCTAAAATCCGTGAGAAAGGCAAAAAACGTAAGACGTATCTGCATGCAATCATAGATGATGCCACCCGGTATATCGTTCATGCCGGTTTTTTTACCGCTGAAAGTACTGAAGTCATGATGGCTGAACTTATGGCCTCAGTCCGCACCCATGGTAAACCTATCAGATTCTATACGGATAACGGGGCCTGCTACGCCAGCAAGCACCTTAAATTCGTCTGTGCCAATCTTGGTATACACCTAATCCATACTCCCCCTGGAAAACCAAGGGGCCGAGGTAAAGTTGAACGTTTTTTTAGATCGGTCCGGGATCAGTTCCTTGACGGGAAAAAAGCCCCGGCCAAAACCCTTGACGGCCTGAACAAAGCATTTAGAGAATGGGTGGCGTCATACCATAAGCGAATCCACAGCTCTCTTGGCATATCTCCACTCCAAAAAAGACTCAGCCATCAAAGTGCCTGCAAGGCGCTTCCGGAAACAGTAGAAATAGAGCCGCTGTTCAGAATGAAACGCCGTTGCAAGGTGTACCTGAACAATACCATCCGCCTTAAAAGGCGGATTTATGAGGTTATCGACGCTTTACCCGGGCAGCGAGTAGACGTGTGGTTCATGCCATGGAACCTTGATATGGTCTGGTACGGGCCTGAACTGAAACCGGCCAAACCGGTTGACCCGATCTCAAATGCCAATAGAATAAGGAGGTAG
- a CDS encoding GGDEF domain-containing protein, protein MEFKRQRFTPRMVTDLRHRAFVGIGFYIITLVVVLTTSGYYLRYPQFSSQFFLLISGICFFRFVHHLIDRWIPLTLYRVSLAFFLGSICLTGLIWGIGFSKIILQEGEQNFHILMVICTIGLCSGGVVAYVPSFWLAVAFDIAILGPGIVAMAVGQIYSSLMILLVLYLVYMIFMALRGNREYWNALENEFLLEEKTRAIELLGQRDGLTGLYNRRYFDDAFEYEWNRAIRNRTAISIVMCDIDYFKRVNDAFGHLAGDAYLRLTADVLKQVVRRETDIVARYGGEEFIFLIPDDSLENTVGLAERIRQMMENTALTFDGQIIRATVSLGVARLSPRPFEKKETIVSNADNAMYQAKSRGRNRVVAHGTVPDVNNEPGANNSFVKPPVPGIKAGSLRGKGPVQL, encoded by the coding sequence ATGGAATTCAAACGCCAGCGCTTTACCCCCCGGATGGTTACAGATCTCAGGCATAGAGCCTTTGTGGGGATCGGTTTTTATATTATTACCCTGGTTGTGGTGCTGACGACCAGCGGGTATTACCTCAGATATCCCCAGTTTTCAAGTCAGTTTTTTCTGCTGATTTCAGGGATCTGTTTTTTTCGGTTTGTTCACCACCTGATTGATCGATGGATCCCCTTAACGTTATACCGGGTCAGCCTTGCGTTTTTCCTTGGAAGTATTTGCCTGACGGGGTTGATCTGGGGAATTGGGTTTTCAAAAATTATTCTACAGGAAGGCGAGCAGAACTTTCATATCCTCATGGTGATCTGTACCATCGGGCTATGTTCGGGCGGAGTCGTTGCCTACGTGCCCTCCTTTTGGCTCGCAGTGGCGTTTGACATCGCAATCCTCGGGCCGGGCATTGTGGCCATGGCCGTGGGGCAAATTTATTCCTCGTTGATGATCCTGCTCGTTCTTTATCTTGTTTATATGATCTTCATGGCCCTTCGCGGAAACAGGGAATACTGGAATGCCCTTGAAAATGAGTTTCTTTTAGAAGAAAAGACCCGGGCGATTGAGCTACTCGGACAAAGGGATGGATTGACCGGGCTCTACAATCGCAGATATTTTGATGATGCCTTTGAATATGAGTGGAACCGTGCCATCCGGAACAGGACCGCCATCTCCATAGTGATGTGTGATATTGATTATTTTAAACGGGTAAACGATGCCTTTGGCCACCTTGCCGGGGACGCGTATCTGCGACTTACGGCAGATGTGCTCAAGCAGGTGGTTCGTCGGGAAACCGATATTGTGGCCCGGTATGGGGGCGAAGAGTTTATTTTTCTTATACCCGATGATTCCCTGGAAAATACCGTTGGTCTGGCTGAAAGAATCAGACAGATGATGGAAAATACAGCCCTCACCTTTGACGGGCAGATCATCAGGGCAACGGTCAGCCTGGGGGTTGCCCGGTTGAGCCCCAGGCCTTTTGAGAAAAAGGAGACTATTGTTTCAAATGCAGACAATGCCATGTACCAGGCAAAGAGCAGGGGCCGAAACCGGGTTGTTGCCCATGGGACCGTGCCTGATGTGAATAATGAACCCGGGGCGAATAATTCGTTTGTAAAGCCCCCTGTTCCAGGGATTAAAGCGGGTTCCCTCCGGGGAAAAGGGCCTGTTCAACTTTGA
- a CDS encoding ExeA family protein, translated as MLSKTMDVTTPLPMGDFFGWKRHPFADTYIQRQLWMSDDDKRKSETIRRLLHHGKSTALYGPSGSGKTTLIHGLISDLDKNVYLPVLLPYAGHPRNGLTKVLAQALGVDIKGRGTPLITRIQQHIEALSGSTNPRHPVLIIDDAQRVEPDSLWDLCSLLFRTAKQTVAASLVLVGDENLARQLELYVMLPIRSRLTGIMKINTMNEYETRLFILSRLKNAEAPEDLFTEDAIDLIAAYTRGNRRGVMNTATVALEEAYYHNEKNVTAEILYNSDWFNESE; from the coding sequence ATGCTATCAAAAACAATGGACGTCACAACACCTTTGCCCATGGGCGATTTTTTTGGATGGAAACGACATCCCTTTGCAGATACCTATATTCAACGTCAACTGTGGATGTCTGATGATGACAAGCGAAAATCGGAAACCATCAGGCGCTTGCTTCACCATGGAAAGAGCACTGCTTTATATGGCCCTTCCGGTTCCGGCAAGACAACCCTCATTCATGGATTAATATCAGATCTTGACAAGAATGTTTATTTGCCTGTTCTGCTGCCCTATGCCGGCCATCCAAGAAACGGCCTCACAAAGGTTCTTGCACAGGCCCTGGGCGTTGATATTAAAGGCCGGGGAACACCATTGATCACAAGGATACAGCAGCATATTGAAGCATTATCCGGCAGCACAAATCCACGCCATCCTGTCTTGATCATTGATGATGCACAACGGGTTGAACCTGATTCCTTATGGGATTTGTGTTCACTTTTGTTCAGAACAGCCAAACAGACAGTCGCTGCATCGCTTGTTTTGGTGGGAGATGAAAATCTCGCCAGGCAGCTTGAACTATACGTCATGCTTCCCATCCGGTCCCGCCTTACCGGTATCATGAAGATCAACACAATGAATGAGTACGAAACACGGCTGTTTATCCTCAGCCGTCTGAAAAATGCTGAGGCTCCAGAAGATTTATTTACGGAGGATGCTATTGATTTAATCGCCGCTTATACCAGGGGAAATCGCAGAGGGGTAATGAATACCGCCACCGTCGCTCTGGAAGAAGCATATTACCATAATGAGAAAAACGTAACGGCCGAGATTCTTTACAACTCGGACTGGTTCAACGAATCTGAGTGA
- a CDS encoding molybdopterin-dependent oxidoreductase — MNYEQAIEVARARGEKVVPTVCGMCGPGGPGGGCGIYAFSKNGKFLRVAGMDECPNNRGALCAKAHTAPQWVYSQDRLTHPLRRIGKKGEGKFEKISWDEAIAHIAEVLLHQKREYGPESLAILSPAKRSYSEYLQRFAVVHGVDSSFSIPL, encoded by the coding sequence ATGAATTACGAACAGGCCATTGAAGTGGCAAGAGCCAGGGGAGAAAAAGTTGTCCCCACGGTGTGCGGCATGTGCGGTCCCGGCGGGCCGGGTGGTGGATGCGGTATCTACGCCTTCAGCAAAAACGGAAAATTCCTCCGTGTGGCCGGCATGGACGAATGCCCAAACAACAGGGGCGCTCTTTGTGCCAAGGCCCATACGGCACCCCAGTGGGTCTATTCCCAGGACCGCCTGACCCATCCCCTGCGGCGTATCGGCAAAAAAGGAGAGGGCAAATTTGAAAAAATCAGCTGGGATGAGGCCATCGCCCATATTGCCGAGGTTCTGCTGCACCAGAAGCGAGAATACGGTCCCGAGTCCCTGGCCATCCTTTCCCCGGCCAAACGCTCCTACAGCGAATACCTGCAACGGTTTGCCGTTGTTCACGGTGTAGATTCTTCCTTTTCAATCCCCCTATAA
- a CDS encoding class I SAM-dependent methyltransferase, protein MNLFPLQNQTVWKDLWQKELKNDPETKKSQDHIKKWDQRAPSFDKRTVSPEAVLRKERILSMLEDAGALQAGNRILDIGSGPGNWAIPMVEMGAEVVAVEPSGGMVKILKEKMAAKGIHSDQLRIDQRAWQDVDVEKEGLSGQFDLVFASMSPGVRDPETLNKAMKASRKFCYLSTFSGGGWRSCYNNLWQSITGQVLESSSWDFIYPFSYVYALGYRPQIDFNVWTHDRDETIDEAVENISFFVQGAVDVTPEIREKLKAHVTSQAVDGIFHQKQTICQGVMLWQIA, encoded by the coding sequence ATGAATTTATTTCCATTGCAGAACCAAACGGTCTGGAAAGACCTGTGGCAGAAAGAGTTAAAGAATGATCCGGAAACAAAGAAAAGCCAGGATCATATTAAAAAATGGGACCAGCGTGCCCCGAGCTTTGACAAAAGAACCGTCAGCCCGGAGGCTGTTTTACGAAAAGAGCGCATCCTTTCCATGCTGGAAGACGCAGGTGCGCTTCAGGCCGGAAACCGCATCCTTGATATCGGGTCAGGACCGGGCAACTGGGCCATTCCCATGGTGGAAATGGGGGCGGAAGTGGTAGCTGTTGAACCTTCCGGCGGCATGGTGAAAATACTAAAGGAAAAAATGGCTGCCAAGGGCATTCATTCCGATCAACTCCGCATTGATCAGAGAGCATGGCAGGATGTGGATGTGGAAAAAGAGGGACTGTCCGGCCAGTTTGATCTGGTTTTTGCTTCCATGAGTCCGGGGGTTCGGGATCCGGAAACATTGAACAAGGCCATGAAGGCCTCCCGTAAATTCTGCTATTTAAGCACCTTTTCAGGTGGGGGGTGGCGGAGTTGTTACAATAATCTGTGGCAGAGCATTACCGGACAGGTGCTTGAATCATCCTCGTGGGATTTTATCTATCCCTTCAGCTATGTTTACGCCCTGGGGTACCGCCCCCAGATCGATTTCAATGTCTGGACCCATGACCGGGATGAAACCATTGATGAAGCAGTCGAAAACATCAGCTTTTTTGTCCAGGGGGCTGTGGATGTCACTCCGGAAATCCGAGAAAAGTTGAAGGCCCATGTCACGAGCCAGGCCGTGGATGGCATTTTCCATCAGAAACAGACCATTTGCCAGGGGGTAATGTTGTGGCAGATCGCCTAA
- a CDS encoding ABC transporter substrate-binding protein produces the protein MKTYNRFILTFLTIVGVLCCFSGTAIGETLNYRLKWLFNTSVVGDLYALDHGFFKRAGLDVNVKAGGPERDAIRELELGHATFGVASADQVIRAREKGAPVVVIAQLFQVNPLQWIYRAVKPAINTPLDLKGRTLGITYGGNDETIMRALLSRAGLKEKDVTLYSVRYDYNPFYQDLVDAWPCYINAQGITLADKLAKGGEAVKFFNPADQGITFVANSVVTSARTLTDNPEMVQAFARSLMAGWEASLLPENRDKALTVLQKYNRDTPEDLRIKQLDATRTLVVPVPPKKIGAIDVMGWKQTEKIMVEQRVIKRTIKVEQALFPGGNPL, from the coding sequence ATGAAGACGTATAATCGGTTTATCCTCACATTCTTAACCATTGTTGGGGTTCTGTGTTGTTTCTCAGGCACTGCAATCGGCGAAACCCTCAACTACCGTCTCAAATGGTTGTTTAACACCAGCGTGGTCGGGGACCTTTATGCCCTGGACCACGGTTTTTTTAAACGGGCAGGACTGGATGTCAACGTCAAGGCAGGAGGGCCGGAACGGGATGCCATCCGGGAACTTGAGCTTGGCCATGCCACCTTTGGAGTTGCTTCGGCTGACCAGGTCATCCGGGCCAGGGAAAAGGGGGCGCCTGTGGTTGTCATTGCCCAGCTCTTCCAGGTCAACCCCCTCCAGTGGATCTACCGGGCCGTGAAACCGGCCATCAACACTCCCCTTGACCTCAAGGGCCGGACCCTGGGTATTACCTATGGTGGCAACGACGAGACCATCATGCGTGCACTGCTCTCCCGGGCCGGCCTCAAGGAAAAGGATGTTACCCTTTACAGTGTCCGATACGACTACAACCCCTTTTACCAGGATCTGGTGGATGCCTGGCCCTGCTACATCAATGCCCAGGGAATAACCCTTGCCGATAAACTTGCCAAAGGCGGGGAAGCCGTGAAATTTTTCAACCCGGCTGACCAGGGCATCACATTTGTGGCGAACTCGGTGGTCACCTCAGCCAGGACCCTGACGGACAATCCTGAAATGGTTCAGGCTTTTGCCAGGTCACTTATGGCGGGCTGGGAAGCGTCACTTTTGCCGGAGAACAGGGATAAGGCCCTGACCGTGCTCCAGAAGTACAACCGGGATACGCCCGAAGATCTTCGCATCAAGCAGCTGGATGCAACCCGAACCCTGGTTGTTCCAGTCCCCCCCAAAAAAATCGGAGCCATTGATGTCATGGGCTGGAAACAGACCGAAAAAATCATGGTCGAACAAAGAGTGATCAAACGGACGATCAAAGTTGAACAGGCCCTTTTCCCCGGAGGGAACCCGCTTTAA
- a CDS encoding 4Fe-4S dicluster domain-containing protein, producing the protein MNDLTREYMIKFYPERCIQCHGCETACKMWRGLPYGVQYRRVINLWEGSYPGVKSHGLSLSCLHCSDPACAEVCPVEAISKQTADGRVRVDTTLCIGCGACAEACPFGVPQFGEDQVMQKCDLCAGQTLAGTDPPCVATCPGRALVLEEVTLEEKKAYETFVAEALKGNG; encoded by the coding sequence ATGAACGATTTGACACGGGAATACATGATCAAATTTTATCCTGAAAGGTGCATCCAGTGCCACGGGTGTGAAACCGCCTGCAAAATGTGGCGTGGTCTGCCCTATGGTGTCCAATACCGCAGGGTGATCAATCTATGGGAAGGCAGCTATCCCGGGGTAAAAAGCCATGGCCTTTCCCTCTCCTGCCTGCACTGCAGCGATCCGGCCTGTGCAGAGGTCTGCCCGGTGGAGGCCATTTCAAAACAGACGGCGGACGGCCGGGTACGGGTGGATACGACCCTCTGCATTGGATGCGGGGCCTGCGCCGAAGCATGTCCTTTTGGCGTACCCCAGTTCGGTGAGGATCAGGTGATGCAAAAGTGCGATCTCTGTGCCGGCCAGACCCTGGCAGGCACGGATCCGCCATGCGTGGCCACCTGCCCGGGAAGGGCCCTGGTTCTGGAAGAGGTGACTCTGGAGGAAAAAAAAGCGTATGAAACCTTTGTGGCTGAAGCGCTTAAAGGGAATGGATAA
- a CDS encoding MFS transporter: MNQFKSYKENPMYLYLVMLVMASAFGFQGWQTLFNNFAVDTIGLNSIQVGAIQSVKEIPGFLTFFAVFILLIIAEHRFAALAVLLLGLGDMMAGLFPSFGGLLVTTLILSTGYHYFETCNQSLTLQYFAGERVPIVLARLKSYTALSNVTVGIFIWVISDYLSIQTIFFIIGSVVILIGLYSYTRKPVDKALPVQHKKLILRKKYWLFYVLNLLSGARRQIFMVFSVFLLVQKYHFSVAYISTLFVVNNIITYFLSPVVGRAINRYGERTMLTVEYTGLFLVFMGYALVENQYFATGMYLADNLFFSFVIAINSFFRKQADPKDIAPSMSVGFTINHLTAVILPVVGGFLWTINWRIPFFASAVLALISLLFAQMVKTPRVQQHK; the protein is encoded by the coding sequence ATGAATCAATTTAAAAGTTACAAAGAAAACCCAATGTATTTATACCTGGTAATGCTGGTCATGGCATCGGCATTTGGCTTCCAGGGATGGCAAACTTTATTTAATAATTTTGCCGTTGACACCATTGGGCTTAATTCCATTCAGGTCGGTGCCATTCAGTCGGTAAAGGAAATCCCAGGTTTTCTGACCTTCTTTGCCGTGTTTATCCTGCTGATTATTGCCGAACACCGCTTTGCAGCATTGGCAGTTCTTTTGCTGGGCCTTGGCGACATGATGGCAGGATTGTTCCCATCCTTTGGCGGGTTGCTGGTAACGACCCTGATTCTGTCCACGGGGTATCATTATTTTGAAACCTGTAACCAGTCCCTTACCCTGCAATATTTTGCCGGCGAAAGGGTTCCCATCGTTCTGGCAAGGCTGAAAAGCTATACAGCATTGTCAAATGTTACCGTTGGAATTTTTATATGGGTCATTTCCGACTATCTGTCCATACAAACGATATTCTTTATTATCGGGTCTGTTGTCATCCTGATCGGCCTTTATTCTTATACAAGAAAACCGGTGGACAAAGCCCTTCCGGTGCAACACAAAAAACTGATTTTGAGGAAAAAATACTGGCTCTTTTATGTGCTTAACCTGCTAAGCGGTGCGCGGCGGCAAATTTTTATGGTGTTCTCGGTTTTTCTTCTGGTACAAAAATACCATTTTTCAGTCGCCTACATTTCCACTCTGTTTGTGGTGAACAATATCATCACCTATTTTTTAAGCCCTGTCGTTGGAAGGGCCATTAATCGTTATGGTGAACGAACCATGCTGACCGTTGAATATACAGGACTGTTCCTGGTGTTCATGGGCTACGCACTTGTCGAAAACCAGTATTTTGCCACAGGGATGTACTTGGCAGACAACTTGTTTTTCAGTTTCGTGATTGCCATCAATTCCTTTTTCAGGAAACAGGCCGATCCAAAAGATATTGCTCCGTCCATGTCGGTTGGTTTTACCATCAACCACCTGACCGCTGTTATCCTGCCGGTAGTGGGCGGTTTTTTATGGACCATCAACTGGCGCATCCCGTTTTTTGCTTCAGCAGTATTGGCGCTTATTTCACTGCTGTTTGCGCAGATGGTAAAAACGCCCCGGGTTCAACAGCATAAATAA
- a CDS encoding ABC transporter permease — protein MLGRRIVQFFLIFALGLLFLLGVKYTLNLSDYVIPGPVEILTTGRGIFREYFFDTLNTLMVAIIGQAISIFMAFFVGITARRSTWAGTLIKAAAYNIQAYPIVAVAPIIFILLGDGFTSRLLIAAMICYFPLLLSVIGIMAEPVVDIEHFYIATGRMRWQLEVKIRAFENMGKLTTVIAGSSTLAMAGTIVAEFIAANQGIGHSIRIALYQSDLARILAALFLIGLFLSIYQEILESAGKRISSTWFLTKGVVHEDV, from the coding sequence ATGCTGGGTAGACGAATTGTTCAATTTTTCCTCATCTTTGCCCTGGGCCTTTTATTCCTCCTGGGGGTGAAATACACCCTCAACCTGTCCGACTATGTCATCCCGGGTCCAGTCGAGATCCTGACAACGGGCAGGGGCATTTTCCGGGAATACTTTTTTGACACCCTTAACACATTGATGGTCGCCATCATCGGCCAGGCCATTTCCATCTTCATGGCTTTTTTTGTAGGAATCACAGCCCGCAGAAGCACCTGGGCCGGCACCCTTATCAAGGCTGCAGCCTACAATATCCAGGCCTACCCCATTGTGGCGGTGGCTCCGATCATCTTTATCCTTCTTGGGGACGGTTTCACATCAAGGCTCCTCATTGCGGCCATGATCTGCTATTTTCCGCTGCTGCTGTCAGTCATTGGCATCATGGCAGAACCCGTGGTTGATATTGAGCACTTTTACATTGCCACCGGTCGCATGCGATGGCAGCTGGAGGTAAAGATCCGGGCCTTTGAAAACATGGGCAAGCTCACCACTGTCATTGCCGGGAGCTCCACCCTGGCCATGGCCGGCACCATTGTCGCAGAATTCATCGCAGCCAACCAGGGAATCGGACACAGCATCCGCATTGCCCTCTACCAGAGTGATCTGGCCCGGATACTTGCAGCCCTGTTTCTCATCGGACTTTTTTTATCCATCTACCAGGAGATCCTTGAGAGTGCAGGTAAACGCATCTCTTCTACCTGGTTTTTAACCAAAGGAGTGGTCCATGAAGACGTATAA
- a CDS encoding ATP-binding cassette domain-containing protein has protein sequence MGLTCRQLEYRYPGSDDWVFQNLSFCLDRPGFHSLFGPSGVGKTSLARVISGDIHGFGGNLDPGKIKTVLYTYNQERLPGWSSVERHLVGMTPPGRDGLRHELVETFGLGPIMGQTFSQLSLGQQNRINLLRYLLQDFDLMIMDESLANVDERSKETILLKIKALFCDRYFLYISHNLIEVARFCDRIFLFRGKGKSPQAITFTGLDTRLDHPCEKADLDRVLLEIMNAG, from the coding sequence TTGGGACTGACATGCCGACAACTTGAATACCGCTATCCCGGCTCTGATGATTGGGTCTTCCAGAATCTTTCATTCTGCCTTGACCGACCCGGATTCCACTCTCTGTTCGGACCCTCCGGGGTGGGCAAGACCTCCCTTGCCCGGGTGATCTCAGGAGACATCCACGGGTTTGGCGGCAATCTTGATCCGGGAAAAATCAAAACCGTTCTCTACACTTACAACCAGGAGCGCCTGCCCGGCTGGTCGTCAGTGGAAAGGCATCTTGTCGGCATGACCCCGCCCGGAAGGGATGGACTGAGGCACGAACTGGTGGAAACCTTTGGTCTTGGGCCCATCATGGGCCAGACCTTTTCCCAGCTCTCCCTTGGCCAGCAGAACAGGATCAACCTGCTTCGCTATCTCCTCCAGGACTTTGACCTCATGATCATGGACGAAAGCCTTGCCAACGTGGACGAACGATCCAAGGAGACCATTCTGCTCAAGATCAAGGCCCTGTTTTGCGACCGCTACTTTCTCTATATCTCCCACAACCTCATTGAGGTGGCACGCTTCTGCGACAGAATTTTTCTGTTCCGGGGTAAGGGCAAATCCCCCCAGGCCATAACCTTTACCGGACTTGACACCCGCCTGGATCACCCTTGTGAAAAGGCAGATCTGGACAGGGTTCTACTGGAGATCATGAATGCTGGGTAG
- a CDS encoding molybdopterin-containing oxidoreductase family protein translates to MLQRAFAFMYTVADWPLPDTANSDLIIYWGRQPIYSGPVSSAARAFLEATQRGTRIIAIKPSVEPDAGMADTWVPVRPGTDAALALAMLHVVIKEDLIDHDFVARWCYGFEPLKAQVRQYSPEWAQIITGVPAAQIEEVARAYATCPRAAIDVGNGLEHAPSASDAVRAIAMLMAVTGHLDRPGTNLLKLPPPKAPGDITLKHRFTGELVDKLVAPEFPKYFQPFLEGPTSAYYRIWESVLTQNPYPVRGIIAPGTQPLASTRGTRNVLAALERLDFFVVLDVARTPEIPWADIVMPVATGYETDHPFQYGPSWLMSTNRVINPLGPYKSMFEFFLDLGKAMDYGDDFWQGDIMACMDEQLAPLGVDMAGLRQHPVGLTFSPARHEYEKFDRVFKRPSTRLDKGPFLPQGKVALYNTTFEQAGYPPMPEWREPPESITATPDLTRTYPLILSDYHTSKNFSASWQRNVPFLRELEPDPMLHIHPDTAGTRGIKDGDWIKVTSPHGWLRVRAQLYPGIRPDTVMLLHGWWQGCQELKMADYPLTDGGANVNIMYSVDPEKAYDPMVTAMTSQTLVEVEKCRRPK, encoded by the coding sequence GTGCTACAACGCGCCTTTGCCTTCATGTACACGGTGGCGGACTGGCCCCTGCCGGACACCGCCAACAGCGACCTAATTATCTACTGGGGGCGCCAGCCCATCTACTCTGGCCCGGTGTCCTCTGCGGCAAGGGCTTTTCTGGAGGCCACCCAACGGGGGACGCGCATCATTGCCATCAAGCCATCCGTGGAACCGGATGCAGGCATGGCCGATACCTGGGTGCCAGTGAGGCCGGGCACAGATGCGGCCCTGGCCCTGGCCATGCTGCATGTGGTGATCAAAGAGGACCTGATCGACCATGATTTTGTTGCCCGTTGGTGCTACGGCTTTGAGCCTTTAAAGGCGCAGGTCCGGCAATATTCCCCTGAATGGGCGCAAATCATCACGGGCGTACCCGCAGCCCAGATCGAAGAAGTCGCCAGGGCCTATGCCACCTGTCCCAGGGCCGCCATCGATGTGGGCAACGGCCTGGAACACGCCCCTTCGGCCAGCGATGCCGTCCGGGCCATCGCCATGCTCATGGCCGTCACAGGACACCTTGACCGGCCCGGAACCAACCTGTTGAAACTGCCACCCCCCAAGGCGCCAGGGGATATTACCCTCAAGCACAGGTTTACCGGAGAGCTTGTGGACAAGTTGGTTGCCCCGGAGTTCCCCAAATATTTCCAGCCCTTTCTGGAGGGTCCGACTTCGGCCTACTACCGGATATGGGAAAGTGTCCTGACCCAAAACCCCTACCCGGTCCGGGGCATCATTGCTCCGGGGACCCAGCCCCTGGCCAGCACCCGGGGAACCCGTAACGTTCTGGCAGCACTTGAACGACTCGATTTTTTTGTGGTGCTGGATGTGGCCCGGACCCCGGAAATTCCCTGGGCCGACATTGTTATGCCCGTGGCCACCGGATATGAAACCGACCATCCCTTTCAATATGGCCCTAGCTGGCTCATGTCCACCAATCGGGTCATCAACCCTTTGGGGCCGTACAAATCCATGTTCGAATTTTTCCTGGATCTGGGAAAGGCCATGGACTATGGTGACGACTTCTGGCAGGGGGACATCATGGCATGCATGGATGAGCAACTGGCACCCCTGGGTGTGGATATGGCAGGACTGCGCCAACACCCAGTCGGCCTGACGTTTTCTCCTGCCAGGCATGAATACGAAAAATTCGACCGGGTATTCAAGCGTCCCAGCACCCGGCTGGATAAGGGTCCCTTTTTACCCCAGGGCAAGGTGGCCCTCTACAACACCACCTTTGAGCAGGCCGGCTATCCGCCCATGCCCGAATGGCGGGAACCGCCGGAAAGCATTACGGCCACGCCGGATCTTACCCGGACCTATCCGCTGATTCTTTCCGATTATCATACATCCAAAAACTTCAGTGCATCCTGGCAGCGGAACGTTCCCTTCCTGCGCGAACTCGAACCAGACCCTATGCTGCACATCCACCCGGACACTGCCGGTACCAGAGGCATCAAGGACGGGGACTGGATCAAAGTCACCTCGCCCCACGGATGGCTCAGGGTCAGGGCACAATTGTACCCGGGCATCCGTCCGGATACGGTGATGCTTCTCCACGGCTGGTGGCAGGGATGCCAGGAACTTAAAATGGCAGATTATCCGCTGACCGATGGTGGCGCCAACGTCAATATCATGTACAGTGTAGACCCTGAAAAAGCCTATGATCCCATGGTGACAGCCATGACCAGTCAGACGCTGGTTGAGGTGGAAAAATGCAGGAGGCCGAAATGA